CGACAGCCAGGCCATTGAGGCTGCTGGCGTTGACGGTAGCCTGCGGCCAGAGCAGCTGGACCTGGCGGCGTTTGTTCGATTGGCTGACCAGTTGGCTGATCAGCAAGGCTGATGGCCCCATCGCGGATGAATCCGCTCCTACCGCGGCCACGTTCGTAGGAGCGGATTTATCCGCGAAAGGCCACCACACGCGACACTCCTCCCCGTCAAGCTGGCTTCCAGCCCAGCCAATGGCCTAGACTGCATCCATTGCCGTATTCGCATGTTTGCTCAAGGCCCCCGCATGTCCGACCCCCGCTATCAGATCGACGTCAGCGTCGTGACCCGCTACCTGAAAGACCAATCCGACCCCGAAAGCAGTCGTTTCGCCTTCGCCTACACCATCACTGTGCAAAACAACGGCTCGGTCACGGCCAAGCTGATGTCCCGCCACTGGCTGATCACCAACGGTGACGGCGAGGTTGAAGAGGTGCGCGGCGCTGGCGTCGTCGGCCAGCAGCCGACCATAGAACCCGGCCAGAGCCACACCTACAGCAGCGGCGCAGTCATCAGTACCCGTGTAGGCACCATGCAGGGCAGCTATCAGATGTTTGCCGAAGACGGTAAGCGCTTCGACGCCGAGATCGCCCCCTTCCGGCTTGCTGTGCCGGGGGCCCTGCACTGATGGCCACCTACGCCGTTGGTGACCTGCAAGGCTGCCTGCAACCGCTCAAATGCCTGCTGGAACGCGTTAAATTCAACCCGGCAGTCGATCGCCTGTGGCTGGTCGGTGACTTGGTCAACCGCGGCCCCGAGTCGCTGGAAACGCTGCGCTATCTCTATTCGATCCGTCAGTCACTGGTATGCGTACTGGGCAACCACGACCTGCACTTGCTGGCCGCCTGGCACAACGTCGAACGCCTGAAAAAAAGCGACACCCTGCGCGAAATCATCGATGCCCCCGACGCTGACCAATTGTTCGACTGGCTGCGCCATCAAAAACTGCTGCATTACGATGAGCCGCGCGGCATTGCCCTGGTACATGCCGGTATTCCGCCGCAATGGACCCTGGGTAACGCCCTGGAGTTGGCAGGCGAAGTCGAGGAAGTATTGCGCGATGACGGCCGCCTGAAGCTCTACCTTGATGGCATGTACGGCAACGAACCCAACAAGTGGAGCAAGAAGCTCAGCGGCGTCGAACGCCTGCGCGTGATCACCAACTACCTCACACGCATGCGCTTTTGCACCGCCGAAGGCAAACTCGACCTCAAGAGCAAGGAGGGCCTGGGCACCGCGCCAAAAGGCTACAAACCCTGGTTCGCCCACAAGGACCGCCGCTCACGCCATGTGAAGATCATCTTCGGGCACTGGGCAGCCCTTGAAGGGCGCGTCGACGAGCCTGGCATCATCGCCCTGGACACCGGCTGCGTATGGGGTGGCGCCATGACCCTGTACAACGTCGACAGCGGTGAATACCACCGCTGCGACTGCGCCGACGACGGCACCGTGCGCGTGCCGGCGCAACCCACTAAACTCAACGATCACCCCTGAAGGAAGCCGTACCCATGAGCGAATTCAAGCGCATCCCCCCCGAGCAGGCCCTGGCCCTGCGCGCCCAAGGTGCGGTCGTCGTCGACATTCGCGACCCACAGGCCTTCGCCGCTGGCCATATCACTGGCGCCCAACACCTCGACAACCATTCGGTTGCCGATTTCATCCGTAATGCCGACCTGGATGCCCCGACGCTGGTGGTTTGCTACCACGGCAACTCCAGCCAGAGCGCTGCTGCTTACCTGGTGGGCCAAGGCTTCTCGGACGTCTACAGCGTCGATGGCGGCTTCGAGCTGTGGCGCGCCACCTACCCTGCCGAAACCGCCCAAGGCACTGCCGAATAATTTTTTCATTTTCACTGCAGCCCGCGCTCTTAGCGGGCTCGCGCCTCACCTGACGAACGGTCGTTCATATCTTTGGCGCCGCTTCCCCTTGACCTTGCCGATTACCAACTATCCTTAAGCGCAGGCCATCCAAAAAAAGGGGAGAGCCGGTACACCGGCGTGCGGGTCATCGGTAGCGTTACAGGGTGTTCTGGGGGGTATACAGCAGCCGGCAAAAACCGGTTGCATGCCAGCATCAGCTGACTGATCCGGCGTCGTCTCCACGTATCGAGCGAGGTGACGTCATGAGTATTTTTAGCCACTTCCAACAACGCTTCGAGTCCACGCGTCAGGAAGAACTCTCGCTGCAGGAGTACCTCGAGCTGTGTAAAGAGGATCGCAGTGCCTATGCATCGGCGGCAGAACGGCTGTTACTGGCCATCGGTGAGCCGGAGCTGATCGACACCTCTACCAACTCCAGGCTGTCGCGAATTTTTTCCAACAAAGTCATACGCCGCTATCCGGCCTTTGCCGACTTCCATGGCATGGAAGAGTGCATCGACCAGATCGTGTCCTACTTCCGCCACGCCGCCCAAGGCCTGGAAGAGAAGAAACAGATCCTCTATCTGCTGGGCCCGGTGGGCGGCGGCAAGTCGTCGCTGGCCGAAAAACTCAAGCAGCTGATGGAAAAGGTGCCCTTCTACGCGATCAAGGACTCGCCGGTATTCGAGTCGCCGCTGGGCTTGTTCAACGCCACCGAAGATGGCGCCATTCTTGAAGAAGAGTACGGCATCTCGCGGCGCTACCTGAACACCATCATGTCGCCGTGGGCCACCAAACGCCTGCAGGAGTTCGGCGGGGACATCAGCAAGTTCCGCGTGGTGAAACTCTACCCTTCGATCCTGAACCAGGTTGCCATCGCCAAGACCGAGCCGGGGGACGAGAACAACCAGGACATTTCAGCCCTGGTCGGCAAGGTGGATATCCGTAAACTCGAAGAATTCCCGCAGAACGACGCCGACGCCTACAGCTACTCGGGCGCGCTGTGCCGGGCCAACCAGGGCCTGATGGAATTCGTGGAGATGTTCAAGGCGCCAATCAAGGTGCTGCACCCACTGCTGACCGCCACCCAGGAAGGCAACTACAACAGTACCGAAGGCCTGGGCGCCATCCCCTACTCCGGCATCCTGCTGGCGCACTCCAACGAATCGGAGTGGCACACCTTCCGCAACAACAAGAACAACGAGGCGTTCATTGACCGGATCTACATCGTCAAGGTGCCGTACTGCCTGCGCGTCAGCGACGAGATCAAGATCTACGACAAGCTGTTGATCAACAGCTCGCTGGCCAAGGCTCACTGCGCGCCGGATACGCTCAAGATGCTGGCCCAGTTCACCGTGCTCTCGCGCTTGAAAGAGCCGGAAAACTCCAACATCTACTCCAAAATGCGTGTTTACGACGGCGAAAACCTCAAAGACACTGACCCGAAAGCCAAGTCGATCCAGGAGTACCGCGATTCTGCGGGCGTCGATGAAGGGATGAACGGCCTGTCGACACGGTTCGCCTTCAAAATTCTCTCCAAGGTGTTCAACTTCGACCCCCATGAAGTGGCCGCCAACCCGGTACACCTGCTGTATGTGCTGGAGCAGCAAATCGAACAGGAACAGTTCCCGGCCGAGGTGCGCGAACGTTACCTGCGCTACCTGAAGGAATACCTGGCGCCGCGCTACATCGAGTTCATCGGCAAAGAGATTCAGACGGCCTACCTCGAATCCTACAGCGAGTACGGCCAGAACATTTTCGACCGCTACGTGCTTTACGCCGACTTCTGGATTCAGGACCAGGAATACCGCGACCCCGAAACCGGCGAAATCCTCAACCGCATTGCCCTGAACGAGGAGCTGGAGAAGATCGAAAAACCGGCAGGCATCAGCAACCCGAAAGACTTCCGCAACGAGATCGTCAACTTCGTGCTGCGTGCCCGTGCCAACAACAACGGCAAGAACCCGAGCTGGCTGAGTTATGAAAAGCTGCGGGTGGTGATCGAGAAGAAAATGTTCTCCAACACCGAAGACCTGCTGCCGGTCATCAGCTTCAACGCCAAGGCCAGCAAGGAGGACCAACAGAAACACAACGACTTCGTCACGCGGATGGTGGAGCGTGGCTACACCGACAAACAGGTGCGCCTGTTGTCGGAATGGTACCTGCGGGTCAGGAAATCGCAATAAAGCGGCAAGCTACACGCCGTGCGCCTCGGGCTGGCCTGTCAGCCCCAGGCGTCGGCGGCTGCTTTTACGTGCAGCTCGTAGCTTGAAGCGTGCAGCTGTTCCCAGCTACCGGAGGGACCATGAGCTACGTTATCGACCGACGCCTGAACGGCAAGAACAAGAGCACGGTTAACCGCCAGCGTTTCCTGCGGCGTTACCGTGAGCACATCAAGAAGGCCGTCGAAGAAGCCGTGAGCCGCCGCTCCATCATGGACATGGAGCATGGCGAGCAAATCAGCATTCCCGGTCGCGATATTGATGAACCGGTGCTGCACCATGGCCGTGGCGGCAAGCAGACCATCGTGCACCCAGGCAACAAGGAGTTCACTGCTGGCGAACACATCCCAAGGCCCCAGGGCGGTGGTGGTGGCGGTGGGCGCGGCAAGGCCGGCAACTCCGGCGAGGGCATGGACGATTTCGTCTTCCAGATTACCCAGGAAGAGTTCCTCGAATTCATGTTCGAAGACTTGGAACTGCCCAACCTGGTCAAACGCCACCTCACCGGCACAGACACCTTCAAAACCGTTCGTGCAGGCGTTGCCAACGAAGGCAACCCGTCACGCATCAACATTGTTCGCACCCTGCGTTCGGCACATGCGCGGCGAATCGCGCTGACCGGCAGCAGCCGGGCACTGCTGCGAGAGGCGCAAAAAGAACTCGCACGGCTTAAAGTCGAAGAGCCCGACAACTTCACGGATATCCAAGAAACAGAACAAGAGATCGAACGCCTGAAGGCGCGCATTAACCGCCTGCCCTTCCTCGACACGTTCGACCTCAAGTACAACCTGCTGATCAAACAACCCAACCCCAGCTCCAAGGCCGTGATGTTCTGCCTGATGGACGTGTCCGGCTCAATGACTCAGGCCACCAAGGACATCGCCAAGCGCTTTTTCATCCTGCTGTACCTGTTCCTGAAGCGGAACTATGACCGCATCGAAGTGGTGTTCATTCGCCATCACACCAGTGCCCGCGAGGTGGACGAGGAAGAATTCTTCTATTCCCGGGAAACCGGCGGCACCATCGTATCCAGCGCGCTCAAGCTGATGCAGGAAATCATGGCCGAACGCTACTCGGCCAGCGAATGGAACATCTACGCGGCCCAGGCCTCGGATGGTGACAACTGGAACGACGACTCGCCCATCTGCCGCGAGATCCTCTCCAAGCAGATCATGCCCCACGTGCAGTACTACACTTACGTCGAGATCACCCCGCGTGAGCATCAGGCGTTGTGGTACGAGTACGAGCGGATCGGCGAAGCCTTCCCCGACACATTCGCCCAGCAGCAGTTGGTTTCGGCCGGCGATATCTACCCGGTCTTCCGTGAACTCTTCCAGCGCAGGTTAGCCACATGACCGCCAGAGCACAGAGACGCCAACCCATTTCCATCGGGTCCGAGTGGACGTTCGAGCTGATCCAGACCTACGACCGGGAAATCAGCCGCCTGGCCGAACGTTACGCTCTGGACACCTACCCCAATCAGATCGAGGTGATCACCGCCGAGCAGATGATGGACGCCTACGCGTCCGTCGGCATGCCCTTGGGTTATCACCACTGGTCCTACGGCAAGCAGTTCCTCAGTACCGAAAAATCTTACAGCCGCGGCCAGATGGGCCTGGCCTACGAGATCGTGATCAACTCCGATCCGTGCATTGCTTACCTGATGGAAGAGAACACCATGTGCATGCAGGCACTGGTGATCGCCCATGCCTGCTATGGCCACAACAGCTTCTTCAAGGGCAACTACCTGTTCCGCACCTGGACCGACGCCAGTTCGATCATCGATTACCTTGTGTTCGCCAAACAGTACATCGCCCAATGCGAAGAACGCCATGGTATCGATGCAGTAGAAGACCTGATCGACTCTTGCCACGCCCTTATGAACTATGGCGTGGACCGTTACAAACGCCCCTACCCGATCTCCGCCGAGGAAGAGCGGCGCCGCCAGAAGGAGCGCGAAGAGCACCTGCAGCGGCAAATCAACGACCTGTGGCGCACCATCCCCAAAGGCGCGGAAAAAGGCGGCGAGCGTGATGATGCGCGCTTCCCCGCCGAACCTCAGGAAAACATTCTTTACTTCATCGAAAAAAACGCGCCACTGCTAGAACCTTGGCAGCGCGAAGTGGTGCGCATCGTGCGCAAGATAGCGCAGTACTTCTACCCGCAACGCCAGACGCAAGTGATGAACGAGGGCTGGGCTACCTTCTGGCACTACACGCTGATGAACGACCTGTATGACGAGGGGTTGATCACCGAAGGTTTCATGATGGAGTTCTTGCAGTCGCACACCAGCGTGGTCTTCCAGCCAGGCTTTGACAGCCCCTACTACAGCGGCATCAACCCCTATGCTTTAGGGTTTGCCATGTACACCGACATCCGCCGCATGTGCGAAAACCCGACCGAGGAAGATCGCCGCTGGTTCCCTGAAATTGCCGGCAGTGACTGGCTTTCTACCATCAAATTCGCCATGAGCAGCTTCAAGGACGAGAGCTTCATCCTGCAGTACCTGTCGCCTAAAGTCATGCGTGACCTCAAGCTGTTCAGCATCCTCGACGACGACCAACGTGACGATTTACTGGTACCAGCCATCCACGATGAAGCTGGCTATCGGATCATCCGCGAGCAACTGGCTGCCCAATACAACCTCGGCAACCGCGAACCCAACGTGCAAATCTGGAGCGTCGACCGCCGGGGAGACCGCTCCCTGACGCTGCGCCACCAGCAACACAACCGCAAACCGCTGGGCGACTCCACCGAGGAGGTGCTCAAGCACCTGCACCGTCTCTGGGGCTTTGATATCCATCTGGAAACCGTGCAGGGCGACCAGATCATCAAGACCCACCACATGCCACCACGCGGCGAACACGGCGAGAGTGCCGACTACGGCCGCATGGACCTGGCCGTCATTCACCACCTCTAACCGCAAAGCACCGCCGTTACTGCCGACAGGGTATCCTGTGGGCAGTAATGGAGGCTGCATATGCACATCTACAAAGTTGGCGGCGCGGTGCGCGACCGCCTGCTCGGGCGCCCGGTCAGCGATATCGACTGGCTGGTGGTTGGCGCCACTGTCGAGGAAATGCACGCCAAGGGCTTTCGCCCGGTGGGGGCTGACTTCCCGGTTTTCCTGCATCCCAAAACAGGTGAGGAGTACGCCCTGGCGCGTACCGAGCGCAAGAGCGGACGCGGTTATGGCGGGTTCACCTTCCACGCCAGCCCGGGCGTGACACTGGAAGAAGACCTGATCCGCCGCGACCTGACCATCAATGCGATGGCCGAGGATGAGCAGGGCAACGTGTACGACCCCTATCACGGGCAGCGCGACCTGACCGCACGTATTTTGCGCCACGTTTCCCCGGCATTTGCTGAAGATCCCTTGCGAGTACTGCGTGTTGCCCGCTTTGCTGCACGTTATGCGCCATTGGGTTTCAAGGTTGCCGATGAAACGTTGGCGCTGATGCGCCAGATCAGCGCTTCAGGGGAGTTGCAGGCGCTTACCGCCGAGCGGAGCTGGAAGGAAATCGAGCGGGCATTGATGGAGGCCGAACCGCAAGTGTTTGTGCAGGTGTTGCGCGCATGTGGCGCCCTGACAGACCTCATGCCAGAGCTTGCAGCTCACGAGCAGAACCTGGCTGCGTTGCAACGTGCCGCCGAACGCCAGCAGCCTTTGAACGTGCGCTGGGCATGCCTGCTGCGAGGGTTGGAACCGGCACAGATCAAAGCGCTTAACCAACGGCTCAAAGCACCTCGCGAATGCCAGGAACTGGCGTCACTGGTCGGCGAATTTGCCGACAAAGGTGACAAAGCGCTGGAACTGGATGCCGAAAGCTTGCTCGAGATGCTGCAAAAGTTCGATGTGTACCGGCGGCCGCAGCGTTTTGAGGAATTCATTGCCGCGTGCGAGATGGCGGCGCAGGGACAAAGCTATCCACAGGGCGAGTATCTGCGCGGCGCGGTAGCCATCGTCCGCGCTGTGGATGTGAAGCCACTGGTGGAGGCTGGGTTTACTGGCCAAGGGTTGGGGGCGGCACTTAGAGAGAAGCGGCTAGAAGCGCTCAAGGCTTACAAAAATGGCTGAGGCTTGCGGCCTCATCGCGGCTGAAGCCGCTCCTACAGGGATGGCATAGCTCTTGTAGGAGCGGCTTTAGCCGCGATCAGGCCGCCACAGGTTCACTCCGGGGTGAATTGCAACCCCCGCCACTCAAACGCCACGGGTGCCAGCACCTGATCGATGCTTGCCTCCTGCCACAATTGCGCCATGCTCTTCCCCGCCCCCGGGTGCACAAGCTCAGGCGCCAACAGCGACAGCGGCCACAGCACGAACGCATTCTTCAGAATCTCAGCCCTTGGCAGCACCAGCCCATTGAACGTGCCGAGCAAGTCGTCATACATCAGCACGTCGATATCCAGCGGCAAGCCCTTGCGATCTGGTGCGTAACGCCCGTTGTCAGCCTCGATGAACTTGAGCCGGCGGTCCAGCTCCATCAATGGCAGATCAGTCTTGCCGCTGACCACGAAATTGATGAATGGCCCGCTCCTGATCCCCACGGCCTGGCTCTCGAATGCCGGCGAGCACCGCATATCCGTGAGGATGGCCGCCAAGGCATCGAGCCCCGCACACAAGTGCTTGTGGCGCTCGATGTTACTGCCCAGCCCCAGGTAAACCGTGCTCAGAGACATCCGCGCTCGATCTCCACGCCAACACCGCCCCGCGCCGCTGGCACTGCGCCCGGCTTGGTCAGCTTCAACCGCACCCAAGGAATGTTGAACTCCTGCATGAGCGTCGCAACCAGGCGTTCGGCAAAGGTTTCCACCAGTTCGAACCGCGCCTGCTCGGCAAATGCCTGGATCCGTGCGGAAATCGTGGCATAGCACAGCGCCTTGCTCAGGTCGTCGTCGGCCGCCGCCGGGCGGTTGTCCCAGGCAAAACTCAGGTCCAGGCGCAGGCACTGGCGAATATCCCGTTCCCAGTCATAGGCACCGATGACGGTATCGACTTCCAGGCCTTCGATGAACACTCTGTCCAAGCACTTCTCTCCACAGCACGACAAGGGCGACTGGCGCCGTTAGAATCAGGGCGTCCTCGCCCGGAATAGTTAGCATGTTTTGGTTACTGGCGCTGCTCGCCTACCTGCTCGGCTCGCTGTCCTTCGCCATTCTTCTCAGCCGCCTTACAGGCAGCCCGGACCCGCGTTCCAGCGGCTCAGGCAATGCCGGCGCCACCAACATGCTACGCCTGGCAGGCCGTAAACTGGCGATCCTGACCCTGCTTGGCGACCTGTGCAAGGGCTTGTTGCCAGTATTGCTTGCACGTTTCGCCGGGCTAGGGCTGCAAGAGCAGGCCTGGGTTGGTGTTTGCGCAGTGCTCGGCCATTTGTTCCCTGTTTACTTCCGTTTTCAAGGTGGCAAGGGCGTGGCGACGGCAGCCGGCATGCTCATGGGGCTGTACTTCCCGGCAGCCCTGCTGGCCATCGGGGCCTGGCTGCTGACGTTCTACCTTACCCGTACCAGCTCGCTGGCTGCGTTGGTGGCCACCCCCCTGACCCTGCCATTGCTGGCGTGGCGCGAGCCGGAAGCACTGCTGCCAATCAGTGTACTCACACTGATGATCGTCTGGCGCCATCGCAACAACCTGCGCGACCTGTTTGCCGGGCGCGAGCGGCATTTCTGACGCCCACACCCGATACCGTCACACCGGCGGCAATTGCTCCATCGGCCAACGTGCCTGCACGCTGATTGCCAGATCCTGCTGCTGCCCGGCCAACAAACGCTGGCAACCGGCATAGGCGATCATCGCGCCGTTGTCGGTGCAAAATTTCGGGCGTGCGTAGTAGACGTTGCCCTTGATGCTGGCCAGCATGTCTTCCAGCGATGCACGCAGCGCCTTGTTGGCACTCACGCCCCCCGCAATGACCAGCCGCTTGAGCCCGGTCTGCTTCAGGGCGCGCTTGCACTTGATGGTCAAAGTCTCCACCACCGCCTGCTGGAACGCCAGCGACACGTCGCAACGGGTTTGCTCGTTGTCGTCGCCAGCATCGCGGCATTGCTGCCAGGTGTTGAGGGCGAAGGTCTTGAGGCCGCTAAAGCTGAACGCAAGGCCCGGGCGATCGGTCATTGGCCGCGGGAACACGAAGCGGCCAGGCACACCCCGCTCTGCCAGGCGAGCGATTTCGGGGCCACCCGGGTAGTTCAGGCCGATCAGCTTGGCAGTTTTGTCAAACGCCTCACCCGCGGCATCGTCCAGGCTCTCGCCCAGCAGTTCGTATTGGCCAATGCCATCGACGCGCACCAGCTGCGTATGGCCGCCCGACACCAACAAAGCGACGAACGGAAATTCGGGCGGGTTTTCTTCCAGCATCGGTGCCAGCAAGTGGCCTTCCATGTGGTGCACACCGATGGCCGGGATATCCCAGGCGAACGCCAGTGCCTGAGCACATGAGGCCCCCACCAGCAGCGCCCCCACCAGGCCAGGGCCCGCGGTGTAGGCGATGGCGTCGATCTCGGTGGCGACGCAGCCCGCCTCGTCCAGCACCTGGCGGATAAGTGGCAGCATGCGCTTGACGTGATCGCGCGAGGCAAGCTCGGGCACAACACCGCCAAATACGCGGTGCAGGTCGATTTGGCTGAACAGCGCGTCGGCTAACAAACCGCGCTCACTGTCGTATAATGCGACGCCGGTTTCGTCGCAGGATGTTTCCAATCCCAGTACTAGCATGGGCTCGTCCCTTGTGGGGGCTGAATTCGAAGCCGCGCATGATAGTCCCCGTGCCGGGTGCCGACCAGCGGTTTTCGATCAGAGGCTTTGCATTCCGGCGCGCCAAGGGTTAACATCCGCAACCCTTGAAAACCGACGTTCTCCAGCACACCTTTGTTTTGCCAGGAGCACGTCTACCCCGGTAATGAATTAAGGTAGCCCTGGATGCCAGCCGTCAAAGTTAAAGAGAACGAACCCTTCGACGTAGCTCTGCGTCGTTTCAAGCGCTCCTGCGAAAAAGCCGGTGTACTGGCTGAAGTTCGTAGCCGCGAGTTTTACGAGAAGCCGACCGCCGAGCGTAAGCGTAAAGCAGCTGCTGCTGTTAAGCGTCACGCCAAGAAAGTTCAGCGCGAACAGCGCCGCGCCGTTCGTCTGTACTAATACAGACGTTCTACGCAAAGCTTCTGCCCTGCCCGGCTCACCGCCGGGCCGATGGCAGATGTTTGTTTCAACCTTGAGCAGCTAGCCCAAGGCATCTACTGCACTTTGCAGCGGATAAAGCATTAAAACGTCAGATCTGGTCCTGGACCAGGCGTGCACGTCCTTACTGACGAGCCCTCGCGGCTGCCGACGAGCACATATTCCCTCGCACTTCCCCTCGCAGCATTCGCCACTAACCGGCGCGTTAGCGATTAGACTTGCCAGTTGCCAGATGACGAGACTGCCATGGCCGGGCTGATTCCACAGAGCTTCATTGACGACCTGATCAACCGCCTCGATATCATCGATGTGGTGAGTTCGCGCGTTCAGCTGAAAAAAACCGGCAAGAACTACTCCGCCTGCTGCCCGTTCCACAAGGAGAAGACCCCCTCCTTCACGGTCAGCCCCGACAAGCAGTTTTATTACTGCTTCGGCTGCGGCGCCGGCGGTAACGCGCTTGGTTTCGTCATGGACCACGACAACCTGGACTTCCCCCAGGCTGTCGAAGAACTGGCCCGCGCAGCGGGCATGGAAGTACCGCGCGAGGAGGGCCGACGCGGGCAAAAACCCCGCCAGCCAACCGACTCACCGCTCTACCCACTGCTCAATGCCGCCGCCGAGTTTTATCGGCAGGCCCTGCGCAGCCATCCCACCCGCAAGGCCGCGGTGGA
The genomic region above belongs to Pseudomonas sp. PSKL.D1 and contains:
- the rpsU gene encoding 30S ribosomal protein S21 — encoded protein: MPAVKVKENEPFDVALRRFKRSCEKAGVLAEVRSREFYEKPTAERKRKAAAAVKRHAKKVQREQRRAVRLY
- the tsaD gene encoding tRNA (adenosine(37)-N6)-threonylcarbamoyltransferase complex transferase subunit TsaD, producing MLVLGLETSCDETGVALYDSERGLLADALFSQIDLHRVFGGVVPELASRDHVKRMLPLIRQVLDEAGCVATEIDAIAYTAGPGLVGALLVGASCAQALAFAWDIPAIGVHHMEGHLLAPMLEENPPEFPFVALLVSGGHTQLVRVDGIGQYELLGESLDDAAGEAFDKTAKLIGLNYPGGPEIARLAERGVPGRFVFPRPMTDRPGLAFSFSGLKTFALNTWQQCRDAGDDNEQTRCDVSLAFQQAVVETLTIKCKRALKQTGLKRLVIAGGVSANKALRASLEDMLASIKGNVYYARPKFCTDNGAMIAYAGCQRLLAGQQQDLAISVQARWPMEQLPPV